A segment of the Anopheles cruzii chromosome 2, idAnoCruzAS_RS32_06, whole genome shotgun sequence genome:
AACAGGCGTACCGTAATTAAGTTAACGAGAACCGGCCTGCCAGCTCAGATGCATCACGGGCGGTACTACCGGTGCGATGATCTACCGGATCTTCTCTGACGTGCGCTTAGTGCTAGTATACCCCGCGACCCGCTCGATGTGGTCGAGGACAGCGATGCCAAACAATTGATGTGATGTTCCCAGGGGTCTGAGGTTAGGCGGTTATTTAAACGGTGGGTTTCGAGCCACTGCTCGGTTCAGTTGATAGGAAGACCACGCCAGCTGCTAGTAGTGCGAGCGTGCTAATAGCGTTTAGTGACCCGAAGGTAGCCATTGGTTGTTCAAAATAATTTAAGAGCAGACAAACTTTTGTGAACCCCAAAATGGAGTCAAAACAGTGtttgctgctggtgacggTTATGGTGGTCCTTGCGGTCTGTGGAACCGGTTCCGTTAACGGTGCCGCGCTCGGTCGGGCTCCGCGACAACTGAGCAGTCTTCTAACACTGAGCGGAGAATCGAACGCTAGAATAGAAAATGGTAAGGAAGGATACAAACCTTTGTTTCAGACAGTTGCATTTCACCACACATCATTCAACAAACGGCTCTTACCGAAATTTACAAACCAAACATTGAACAATTGAAAAGTTTGACATCAATGGACGGAAAGGAATCGATAATTAATGTTAATCAATGAGAGTCAGACCCATAGCTCTTGCTGTTGCGTGCTTGTGTTCTAACGTacgttttgcttcgtttcgttctcgTTCAACGTTCCCAATCCCAATCGCAACGCAGGCACCATCATCTGCGACACGCTCAAGTGCCCGCCGGAGTCGTTCAAGTGTGTGATCGTCAAGAACTCGACCAAGGACGACGTGAACAAGATCCAAGTGACGCGCGAATGCCTGGATCCGGCCGGtaaggcgacggcgacgacactTACCACCGAAACGTCCAGCTCCCCGGGTCAGCAGTTCGAGAGCTACGCCGAAATCGATAAGAATGGCAACATTGCATCGTTCGACAACCGCGGCAACACGTACAACCACTCGGGCAGTGGTGACATTCACTCCTATCTCTACGAACAGATAGAGGACCTCCACAAGGCAATACTCGATCAGCTGACCAACGCTGGTAATCCGTTCACGGCTACATAAGGTCTTCGGCTCACAAGGTCCGTAGGTGAACCGTAACAGAGGAGGTCAACAATAAAGGCCCACAGTTTGGTAGTGCCCACAACTGGAGTGTTTTTCAATCTTTCTTCCAAAGAACTGTGCACAATTTGTTTAACGAAAAAAGCCAATGAAGTATTTCCGGCACTCTCCGGCATTTCTCTCTATCGTCTAGTAGAGGCGCTGCTTCAAAGTACTTCACCGCCCATCTATGGTCCGGTAGTTTGCTAGTTTTAATTGGAACACCGTCATGTAGAATACGCAGTGAACCTAATGCTTCTGCCCATCGTGGGAAGGTAATCGTTATTCGTCTGCCTCCTCTCAGTCGTGTTCCAGCGAAACGTCATTGTTTTGCGTGGGTACGGCCGGGGTAAGAAATGTTTCTAGGGACTACGAGCAGCTATGATACGGACAAGTGTGGGAAAATCCACCGTGATTGGGAAGTGGCTATCGAGAGTCGCTGATCGCTGTGTACTAATTAGTGACCCAATAGTTGCATCAAGTGCGAGAAGCACTTACTCGCTATTGATATCGCATAGGATAGGGTTTTACCTGGCAACGGATATCGTTGAATTGTTCTGGACCACAGCACATCGCGTTGTTTGCCGGAGAACGGAGAGCAAAAATTACCATAGCTTGTTACTGCAGAAAGAACAAAATGTGATTGTTACTACAATAATTGAATGATGCAGCAATCAACACCACATAAATCATTCCATTTGTATGGAGATTTGGATGCTGATTTGATCATTTTCTAAAGTAACACTATTCAAATTGCTGTTTACTtgtcataattttatttatcgtGTACTTGATGTtggtgtcggtcggttgaagCTATTCTTTTCAAGACGAAGTGCCATGAAAGTCGTTTGTACAGTAGATGGTAAAGTAATTACTTCATTACAGCGCATTTTGTAAAGACTAAGTGCTGAAGCACTTAAACATGAAGCAAAACAAGCTTTTTATTGCATTCCAGCACGATTGGCATCTGGTTCTAAGTGACAGACACACCGTGAATCATCTATCATCAGAGTGGTCATCAAATCCACGCTCGCTGCCATTCTGGATCATTTCATTGGAAGATGATATCGTGATACGAATCGTTTATAATCACCGTTGGGAATTTTCATTGCAGGTGCCACGGAACACTTCCTATTGCGTGAGCAATATCTGAGATCTTTATCCATTTGACAAGTTTGTTCGATggattttttatttattatgttACGTCTAGAAATATCTACTGTTTTATGTCATTGTAATGTAATTTTGGTCGAAATAGAACTGCACATTAAAGTTTCATAGTATCATATTATTTAGTTATAAATGTTATTAGTTTACAGCTCATATAAATTCGAAGACAAACTGTAAAGCAAATACTCTTATGCCCATAATGTGGTActgtttacaattttttaaCCCCCTTATCTGTATTGGCACTAGCTTATTTGTTGAAAACCCAGAAAACGAATGCTTCATTAGATATTGAGTGAGGTTGACAGACAGTAGATTGCTACAAGCCAGACCAGGCTAAATCTTTGCAATCTGATGATTTGTGTTTTGGTCATTCTCGAAGGGGGACcggtttttttaatgttccaAGAAAATTGGCCAACCGCGACTGACACAGAATGAAATGGAGATACTTCATGCGACGGTTGACCACAGAAGCTGGGCACGAAGAACAAGCATATTCAACATTGTTCTTAGGCCGGCAGTGAAATCAATAACTTCCCCTGACGAACCCCGCCAAAAGGATTCGAGTTCCAAACGTGTGTGCACTACCGTGGACGAGATAAGAGACACTAACgcaaccattcgttatccgttggaaagaaaaccaaaccaccACACTCGTTCCGTTGTTCACTTGGAAAACGCATCGTGTTTTGTTCGAACCACACTTTGAAGGGTGCGCCAGCACTTGTCGAGGAAGAAACGAAAACCCTACATCATCCAGTTACCGAGTTTCAGAAACACATCGTCCTTCTCGGCCGACGGTCCAAATGGTTCTGGCGCTCTGGGGTCGTCCGGAGACGGCCATTCGCTGCCGTCTCCCTTATCCTTGGTGCCCGTCTGCCCGTGTGCGATGCTGCGCGCGTATCCTGGAGCCTGTGTGTATCGCCGccgctggtgtgcgtgtgtggggggcggccggccggccaaaccTGTCGTTGCGCTATAGCCGTCCTGCTCGGAGCGAATTGCACGCTCTGGTTGGCTCGCCGGTTCCTGGGCCCGGTCGGAAGgagccgccgggtggtggtaaATGGAGCCGTTGTCGGAAATCTTCCCCTCGGTCGCACgcacactggcacacacacacacacacgcggggggGACATATGATTCAAGCGGACCCTGGGGAGCATCAGCTAATGACGATGATAGTCGGAGGGGATACTTCGTTACTGCTAGGGAAGCGCGATGATTGCGCTGACGGCGAGCggcgaataaataaaaagggGGAACCACTTTTTTGGTGCTCGCTTTCCGTTTACATAGGGCGGTCAACTCATAATCTTCTCGGTTCCCTTTTTGGCCGGCCTCCGCCTGCTGCGTTATCTGCGGCCAGCTCCTGGATACctggtgccgtgccgtgcccacATACCCACATATTTTGCGATCATTTGCGCACACCACGCATCGCGCCGCGATTTTCCGTGCTGCTACACAAACACGTGCGCAAAGACGCCACAGCATAGCACACCCGAGCGgggccgaccgacgacgcCGCGACGGCGAGCGATGGACCGGGCCGGACTCAGCCAAACGAATCAAgtcaaatcaaaacaaaaagcacagATGAATAGTTCCCTTTTCGACTGCGGATGAGTGCACATCGCTACATGTGTTCCATGCGGCCCCGTACTTCATCGCTGTCATCCGTCGTCGATGGCCGTCGCCTGTCCGCAGAGTCGCCGCTGCTAAACGGAGTGTGAATCGCTgaccaccggccacccggctggagtgtgtgtgtgtgtgtatgtggttGAACTTAGCcctttttggagaaaatgcgttGCACTTAAGCGATAAACACAAAAGCCAAAACAAACTGCTGGGCGAAATTCTGACGCACGCCCCAAAAGCACCCGCGTCGTCACGTGTCAACTCCGCGAGTCGGCGAGTTCTTGAGCTTCGCGCGCATTCTGCGCGACGCTACGAGCCGGCTAAAGAAGTGAAGCTTTTCCGGCCGGTATTCGATCGTATCCATCACTTGCAGTGCTTGTAGTGCACCTTAGGTCTAAGTGTTTCAAAGTTGCGGCTAGCTAACCAGGACGCATGTAGACTCCATTTGTGCCGCAACACCAAAAGATGAATTAAAAACGTCGAAACAGACCAAACGGTTTTTTTCTAGTAAATGGTGCGTAAGGTGCAAAGTTGGTAAAATATTTTTGTAAAGCACATTACAGTTCAAGGACATCAGATCCTCGCTACGACACGAATGGAAGTGCAACAGTGCGTTTGTGTGCGATCGGTGACATAATTTTACGATCTCCATTCTCTCCATACTGTTCAATGTTAACTTCACTTTGATATATAACTGTTAACTATAACGTGAAAAACTTTCAAATAACGGTAGACAGGACATAGCAACCATTGCACTATTATTACGCAGAAAATATCGTAAGAGACATTTATAACGTGTGGTTTAGTGTACCTTTTTGTGAATCTCGCCAGTAGGGTGGGCGATAATAGCGGTAAGTAGCAAATATTTTGTCAAagttattaaaacaaaaatgtcaaGGGTAAAAAAGCCCCGCGTTTTTGTTAGTGCGGATGCTTAATGGGTTTTAGCATTTTTAAGAATATTCGGTTTAAAACATGGACTCTGAACATTTCTTAAATATGTTTTACCTTCTGTTTCCGCGGATCTTTATGGAGTAAATTTGAGTCAGGCAGGCGAGTTCTTCTATAATCACACCCACCTTAGTTGGTGCAGTTCCAGTTCAATGCGGCGTCGGAT
Coding sequences within it:
- the LOC128267565 gene encoding uncharacterized protein LOC128267565, yielding MESKQCLLLVTVMVVLAVCGTGSVNGAALGRAPRQLSSLLTLSGESNARIENGTIICDTLKCPPESFKCVIVKNSTKDDVNKIQVTRECLDPAGKATATTLTTETSSSPGQQFESYAEIDKNGNIASFDNRGNTYNHSGSGDIHSYLYEQIEDLHKAILDQLTNAGNPFTAT